The window GTCTTCTCTGCACAGGTCACTCACTCTCTAATTAACTAACTCCTCTTACTTTCTAAGCTCTCTGCAATAATCGATGGCAAAGAACTCACAGAGTAGCAGCAAGAaccaggagaagaagaaaggaagcAGAGTGTGTGAGAAGATCTTCAGAGCAGTGACGAGTCCTGTCCGAACCGTTCGCCGCATTTCCACTAAACCTTCAccgaaccaccaccaccaccaagcAGAGGCTGTCCGCGTGAAGTTCTCTGAGACAGCCAAACCCATAACAAACATCGAGCAGAAGAAGACGCTGATCACTCGAGTAGAGACGACGCTGAAAACAGACGAGAGGTTCACCGACTATATAAAGAAAGCGAAGCTGAAGATAAGGGCACCGACGAGGAATGATGATGTGTCGGATACAAGTGAAAAAGAGACAcgtgatcatcatcatcaccaccaccaccatgtACCTATCTCTCGTGTATCGAGAGAGAGTAGCAGTGGGAGATCATCAGATCGTTTCTCTGAGTACATAAACAAGGCGAAGATGAAGTTCAGGTCATCTTCTACCGTCGCTCGTGCGAACACAACTCACGATTCTTTCAAGTATTGATAAGTTCCGACAACTTTCTATGAATAATCTTGGTCTTGGCTTGCTCCATATTATAAGATATCGATTGTGAAATATGTTATGATTTGAAAATTCTGTTATGGGTGTATGGGATCCCATTGTATTATTGAAAACCCAATATTGTAATACTTGATGAAAATAAAGGTTTGTTGTTGCTTGCTACTCACTCATTTAATAGTTTTGGTATTGGACCTTGAAAAACGTACAAATATCATATGGGCTCTGAGTAGACTTTTACTTGTTATATGAAGAGTGCTTACATAAGGCCCATCAAATATGATCCCCCTAAGActtattactttattattaGTGCACCTCCTAAGCACTCTACCAAACCCGGCCTGATTACTTTGTTGATATGGTTTTTTTCTAATCACTAATATAAACAACAAAATACAATTGAAAAGCTTAGAATAACGAGATGACATGCACGATCGTTTAATCCTTCATAAAGTAATGCTGTGAATGGGCTGTTATGAAGCTTTTGTGTCGTAAGTAACATGACCTCTTAAGTTCTACAGATTATTCAATTTCAAACGACAACTGTTTTTTTATCTGTTCAATTTAATGCAAACGGCATGCTATCATTCGAGTTCTCTTAACCAAAAATGTCAGATTGTGTTGAGATTTCGTTTTCTTATTTTACTCATATACTCATATCATTGCTTTTACACAAACTAAACGAGAACAACTTATGAAccttatttaattatatacatcacgattttttttaaaaaaaattcttatacaGCTATGAGTTCTtgtgtttaaaatgattaacatgattccatttattttattttactttatttcagtaatttttttaaaaaatattttcaatttgcACTCTGATAGCTAATTTTTTAGTAAAAACTTATCTATATGGTATGAAGTCATTTTACCGGTTTTTCATTATATATTGACAGTAAATTAagaagatatatttatatagttgcTAATCACTTAAGGTTGAAGAAACTGAAAACAGCGTTCTAAAAAttttaggtgatgattgttttgttagattctagattttggtttttggtttctggcttttggtttttggtttttgatttttggtttttgattttgcagtagattttggttttttgaaaaacttgattggtggttttgattttggtttttggtttttggtttttagtttctggtttttgcttttaaaaataataaattttaaatgttatgatagtaaaatatctattattgaaaaataaaaaataaaatactatcaTCAAAGcatacataattaaaaaatatttttaaaagtaaaatgtgTACAtccataattttttaaataaaaataaccataactatattatatatatatataatatatatatatatatatatatatttatttatttatttatctatactattatttgcgaagtaaattttcagaattgagctctcacgttaaaagttagagtgattaatatcgtttatacccttaatgaataaaatgtataaaaaaacaaaaaaaaatgaaattttaaaatagataaattatataactaaatattaatcaaataaaattattaatcatttaattaaaaatagaaatgaaatgTGTATGATCAGCAAGCTTCCTAAAACTCGACACTTGGATACATTATTTATGGTTTACGTTTGCTTTGCTTTATCTAAaaattttgaccaaaaaaaaatttagctaAAATTAGttaacagaaaataaaagaaaaaaatcattttttttgtttttgtacgTAGCTTTTCATAAGGAGAATCCaataaaatagtgattttggtttttgagaAGGAAAGAGTTAAAGGAAGCAAAAACTAGATtccctaaaaaaataaaaaatctattttgtcAAAATCATGATTGGATAAAAAGTGGTTTTTGGAAAATCAAAAACCAGAAACTAGTGCAGAATTTGCAAACAATCAACCTCTTAAACTTATAAATACACGGAATCAATCTATTTTGTGTACATGGATGTATTCGAAAACCTACATtgaatgaaaacttttcaaaatataattataaaagtttGAAAATACTAATTTGTTGTTTAATTCATAGTAAAACGGAGAGAGTCCCTTTTCGACGATCAAGAGTCAAGTTTGACCCCAGATGCATAATATGTACTGTTCGTactatagaaaatattattcttAATAACACCATTTTGATCAAATTACAAGAAAATACATTCACAAATATTTGTCAACTACATCTTGACGTTACCAAACTggcttatatatatttttattataatatttttttaaaaaaaattcgaagACGCCAACTTTTAGGCTAGTTATAATTTTGTATAGCAGGTCGAAGGTAactctattatataattttgcGTTTCACTGTTTTAAATGCAAATGTTGTAAACACATATAGAAAACCCATGCTGACCGATGTTGTTTTGCCTAATTGATATGTACTATATATATGAGGAATCGCCAATCGATTAAGTTGTTTTACaaccacaaacaaacaaaagagaattaaacaaacaaacaaaaaagtaaaCGAAAAAAGACAGTAAAAAATCGGAATGATTTGCTTCGATCGAGCAAAGTAGTCGACACTGTATAAGCAGTGAGGACAATGGACGGTGACACAAAAGCTGAGTCACCAAAGGCTTCGCGTTGCAAGCAAATGGTTGGTCTTTTAAAAGTGAGCTTATATGTAAGAGTTGAATAACAATTAAATTCGCAATTATTTAAGCAATACACGTCTTTTGTCATTGTGTGATTTCACTTGTCTCTCTATTCGCTGCCGTCAACCCTCTCATTACAAAAGGCAATCAAGCACAAAAAATTCGAACAACTCAGTGACCTCTCACAGTGACAGAGAGACCAATCCCCGACCCCGACCCATTAACAAGTTTTCTGATCCAAgaagataatatattttattgtacAAACACACATGGAATGGAAAACGAAGAGAAGTCGACTATTGTGTTATTATTAAAGAAAATTTCACCAACCCTTAATTAAATCTCTTTCTCCTAAACTAAAAACGTAAAACAATGTTTGTTTGGAATTGGCAAACCGCGAAAGAGAGAGTAACCACCATTATATCAGCCTAGCTAGGATCGGCTTGTTAACTTATGATGTGATACTAAAtttgataattaattatacTTGAAAACTAGCTTAGTATTGAGATTTAGAACGCGAATATTCTTGACTTGTAACAATTTCTGGTTTGGTTTTGATATTAAAAGTTATCACGTCGACTTGGGGTATGATTCATGATGTAAGCTCCCCCTCTTGCCctaaaaaatgtttaatttataattagtaataGTCAACGCTTGCATTGCATGATTCTTGATTGACAGACGACACACATGTATTTATAAAGAAGGGTAATACGCAGAGCTAACTAGAGAGGGTGG is drawn from Brassica rapa cultivar Chiifu-401-42 chromosome A05, CAAS_Brap_v3.01, whole genome shotgun sequence and contains these coding sequences:
- the LOC103866330 gene encoding uncharacterized protein LOC103866330 — its product is MAKNSQSSSKNQEKKKGSRVCEKIFRAVTSPVRTVRRISTKPSPNHHHHQAEAVRVKFSETAKPITNIEQKKTLITRVETTLKTDERFTDYIKKAKLKIRAPTRNDDVSDTSEKETRDHHHHHHHHVPISRVSRESSSGRSSDRFSEYINKAKMKFRSSSTVARANTTHDSFKY